One genomic window of Futiania mangrovi includes the following:
- a CDS encoding ABC transporter permease — protein MQDNAFATAVALVLSGDPQLAQIVALSLSVTLSALGIALLIGLPAGAALALARFPGRNVVVVVVNALMGLPPVVAGLAVYLLLSRAGPLGFLGLLFTPEAMVAAQTILILPIIVSLTRQTVEDLWAEYAEHLRALGMSRMRAIPTLLWDGRFSLVTGILAGFGRASAEVGAVLIVGGNIAGHTRTMTTAIALETSKGDLALALGLGIILLAITLGLNAAAFATARVAQRIAGG, from the coding sequence ATGCAGGACAACGCCTTCGCCACCGCCGTCGCGCTCGTTCTCTCCGGCGATCCGCAATTGGCGCAGATCGTCGCGCTGTCGCTGAGCGTCACGCTGTCGGCGCTGGGGATCGCGCTGCTCATTGGCCTTCCGGCGGGTGCGGCGCTGGCACTGGCAAGATTTCCTGGGCGCAACGTGGTGGTGGTGGTGGTCAACGCCCTGATGGGCCTGCCGCCGGTGGTGGCGGGGCTTGCCGTCTATCTGCTGCTGTCGCGGGCCGGGCCTCTGGGCTTTCTGGGGCTTCTGTTCACGCCGGAAGCGATGGTGGCTGCACAGACCATCCTGATTCTGCCCATCATCGTCTCGCTGACGCGCCAGACGGTCGAGGATCTCTGGGCGGAGTATGCGGAGCATCTGCGCGCGCTGGGCATGAGCCGGATGCGGGCGATCCCCACCCTTCTGTGGGACGGGCGGTTCAGCCTTGTCACCGGCATCCTCGCGGGCTTCGGGCGGGCGAGCGCGGAGGTGGGTGCGGTGCTGATCGTCGGCGGCAACATCGCGGGCCACACGCGCACCATGACCACGGCCATCGCGCTGGAGACGTCGAAGGGCGATCTCGCGCTCGCGCTCGGCCTCGGCATCATCCTTCTGGCGATCACGCTGGGCCTCAACGCAGCGGCTTTTGCAACGGCGCGCGTCGCGCAACGGATCGCGGGAGGGTGA
- a CDS encoding ABC transporter ATP-binding protein produces the protein MHGPLGVLPLYVRGLSFEAGGARLLDGVSFDLQPGERLVVIGPNGAGKSLLLRLCHGLLTPASGSVSWGTAPGALALKRRAMVFQRPLMLRRSALANITHALGAQGMARPEREERAATSLARFGLTHLARRPARVLSGGEQQRLAIARAWAMRPEVLLLDEPTSALDPTATRAIEEMIMACHADGMTIVMTTHEMGQARRMADRILFLNKGRLVEEAPAERFFTAPATQDARRFLNGDLLS, from the coding sequence ATGCACGGCCCCCTCGGCGTCCTGCCGCTCTACGTCCGCGGCCTCTCCTTCGAGGCGGGGGGCGCCCGCCTGCTCGACGGGGTGAGCTTCGATCTGCAGCCGGGCGAGCGCCTGGTCGTGATCGGCCCCAACGGCGCGGGCAAGAGCCTGCTGCTGCGGCTCTGCCACGGGCTGCTGACACCTGCTTCGGGCAGCGTCTCGTGGGGGACGGCGCCCGGAGCCCTGGCGCTGAAGCGCCGCGCAATGGTCTTCCAGCGCCCGCTGATGCTGCGCCGCTCCGCGCTCGCCAACATCACGCACGCGCTGGGCGCGCAGGGCATGGCCCGCCCGGAGCGCGAGGAGCGCGCGGCCACCTCGCTCGCCCGCTTCGGACTCACGCACCTTGCCCGCCGCCCGGCGCGGGTGCTGTCGGGCGGGGAGCAGCAGCGGCTTGCCATCGCGCGCGCCTGGGCGATGCGGCCGGAGGTGCTGCTGCTGGACGAACCGACGTCGGCGCTCGACCCCACCGCCACGCGCGCGATCGAGGAGATGATCATGGCCTGTCACGCCGATGGCATGACCATCGTGATGACGACACATGAGATGGGGCAGGCCCGGCGCATGGCCGACCGGATCCTGTTCCTGAACAAGGGGCGCCTGGTGGAGGAGGCACCGGCGGAGCGGTTCTTCACCGCGCCCGCGACGCAGGACGCGCGCCGCTTCCTGAACGGCGACCTGCTCTCGTGA
- a CDS encoding extracellular solute-binding protein, with protein MLTLTRRTAVAALASLAALAVVPATAADRFITVASTTSTANSGLFEHILPLFKKKTGIEVRVIAQGTGQALETGRRGDADVVFVHAPAAEKKFVAEGYGVVRNEVMYNDFVIAGPAADPAGVKGMSDAAAALTKIAEASATFASRGDDSGTHKAELHLWKAAGIEPKGSWYRETGSGMGATLNTAAQLPAYALTDRGTWISFKNKADLEIAVEGDPALFNQYGVILVNPKKHAHVKKDDGQAFIDWLISAEGQKAIADYKLDGQQLFFPNAKSGSSS; from the coding sequence ATGCTGACCTTGACCCGCCGCACAGCGGTCGCTGCCCTGGCCAGCCTCGCGGCGCTTGCCGTCGTTCCGGCGACGGCCGCCGACCGCTTCATCACCGTCGCCTCGACGACCTCGACGGCGAACTCCGGCCTGTTCGAGCATATCCTGCCGTTGTTCAAGAAGAAGACCGGGATCGAGGTGCGCGTGATCGCGCAGGGCACCGGCCAGGCGCTGGAGACCGGGCGGCGCGGCGACGCCGACGTGGTGTTCGTCCACGCGCCTGCCGCGGAAAAGAAGTTCGTCGCCGAGGGCTACGGCGTCGTCCGCAACGAGGTGATGTACAACGACTTCGTGATCGCCGGGCCGGCGGCCGACCCGGCCGGCGTCAAGGGCATGTCCGACGCCGCGGCGGCGCTGACGAAGATCGCGGAAGCCTCCGCCACCTTCGCCTCCCGCGGCGACGATTCCGGCACCCACAAGGCCGAGTTGCACCTGTGGAAGGCGGCGGGCATCGAGCCCAAGGGGAGTTGGTACCGCGAGACGGGCTCCGGCATGGGCGCGACGCTGAACACCGCCGCCCAGCTTCCCGCCTATGCGCTGACCGACCGCGGCACCTGGATCAGCTTCAAGAACAAGGCCGACCTGGAAATCGCGGTCGAGGGAGATCCAGCGCTCTTCAACCAGTACGGCGTGATCCTCGTGAACCCGAAGAAGCACGCACACGTGAAGAAGGACGACGGCCAGGCCTTCATCGACTGGCTGATCTCTGCCGAGGGGCAGAAGGCCATCGCCGACTACAAGCTCGACGGCCAGCAGCTGTTCTTCCCGAACGCGAAGTCCGGCAGCAGCAGCTAG
- the phnN gene encoding phosphonate metabolism protein/1,5-bisphosphokinase (PRPP-forming) PhnN, whose translation MTGDDATPVAGTLVLVAGPSGAGKDTLLAGARASLAHDQGFVFVRRTITRAPDAGGEAHDAMTPEAFADAEAAGAFALSWRAHGLAYGLPAAIGDDLAAGRVVVANVSRTVADEARARWPRVLAVLVTASPDILARRLAERGREGGQALRDRLARAAEGEAVFAPDVRILNDGVPEDGIAALVEALRAVRS comes from the coding sequence GTGACGGGAGACGACGCAACGCCGGTGGCGGGCACGCTGGTTCTCGTGGCCGGGCCGTCGGGTGCCGGCAAGGATACGCTGCTTGCAGGCGCGCGGGCCAGCCTGGCGCACGATCAGGGCTTCGTCTTCGTCCGCCGCACGATCACGCGGGCCCCGGACGCTGGCGGGGAGGCGCATGACGCCATGACGCCCGAAGCCTTTGCCGATGCGGAGGCGGCGGGCGCCTTCGCGCTGTCGTGGCGGGCGCACGGGCTTGCGTACGGTCTGCCCGCCGCGATCGGGGACGATCTCGCGGCGGGGCGCGTGGTGGTGGCGAACGTCTCCCGCACTGTCGCGGACGAGGCGCGGGCGCGCTGGCCCCGCGTTCTGGCGGTGCTCGTCACGGCCTCGCCCGACATCCTCGCCCGCAGGCTGGCGGAACGGGGCCGCGAGGGCGGCCAGGCCCTGCGCGACCGGCTGGCCCGCGCGGCGGAAGGCGAGGCGGTCTTCGCCCCCGACGTGCGCATCCTCAACGACGGGGTTCCCGAGGACGGGATTGCCGCCCTCGTGGAGGCCCTGCGGGCGGTGCGGTCCTAG
- a CDS encoding 2-hydroxychromene-2-carboxylate isomerase produces MPLLEYFYSAHSAFAYLGSARLMEIAGAAGVKIVHRPMDLRRVVAAASPVPFRDRSPAHMAYFFGREIVRWAEERNAPVMDGFPTHHANDIGLPNCLLIAAMETGHTIDRLAHRMLEAHWRDDADLADAPTLARLARECGLDPAPLLAAADTAQVRAVYDANTADAIARSVFGSPTYVVDCDMFYGQDRLEMVARALAKPYAGTPFNGPPPART; encoded by the coding sequence ATGCCCCTCCTCGAATATTTCTATTCCGCCCATTCCGCCTTTGCCTACCTCGGATCGGCCCGGCTCATGGAGATCGCGGGCGCGGCGGGCGTGAAGATCGTCCACCGCCCGATGGACCTGCGCCGCGTCGTGGCGGCGGCGAGCCCCGTGCCCTTCCGCGACCGCAGCCCCGCACACATGGCCTATTTCTTCGGGCGCGAGATCGTCCGCTGGGCGGAGGAGCGCAACGCACCCGTTATGGACGGCTTCCCAACGCACCACGCCAACGATATCGGGCTGCCGAACTGCCTGCTGATCGCCGCGATGGAGACGGGGCACACCATCGACCGCCTCGCGCACCGGATGCTGGAGGCGCATTGGCGCGACGACGCCGACCTCGCCGACGCCCCGACGCTAGCGCGCCTCGCGCGCGAATGCGGGCTCGACCCCGCCCCCCTGCTCGCCGCGGCGGACACAGCGCAAGTGCGCGCGGTCTACGATGCCAACACGGCGGACGCCATCGCCCGCTCGGTCTTCGGCTCGCCCACCTATGTCGTCGACTGCGACATGTTCTACGGCCAGGACCGGCTGGAGATGGTGGCCCGCGCGCTGGCGAAGCCTTACGCGGGCACGCCCTTCAACGGCCCTCCACCGGCCCGGACCTGA
- a CDS encoding fluoride efflux transporter FluC, translated as MDGALARHGAIAAGAALGAVARAGLGAALGGGLLAGTLAANVLGSVAIGLFAGLTVPGGRYEPSPVARQFVITGLCGGFTTFSIFSLEALEMLISGRAGLAAGAVALSVALWLGGVWAGFRLGKGLSGRPPAGA; from the coding sequence ATGGATGGCGCGCTCGCCCGCCATGGTGCCATTGCAGCCGGTGCGGCGTTGGGCGCGGTGGCGCGCGCAGGACTGGGCGCGGCGCTGGGTGGCGGGCTGCTTGCGGGCACGCTGGCCGCCAATGTGCTGGGGTCGGTGGCCATCGGCCTGTTCGCGGGGCTGACCGTTCCCGGCGGGCGCTACGAGCCCTCGCCGGTCGCGCGCCAGTTCGTCATCACGGGGCTTTGCGGAGGGTTCACCACCTTCTCCATCTTCAGCCTCGAAGCGCTGGAGATGCTGATATCGGGCCGTGCGGGCCTCGCAGCAGGTGCCGTTGCGCTGTCCGTCGCGCTCTGGCTTGGCGGTGTGTGGGCCGGGTTCCGGCTGGGCAAGGGGCTTTCGGGCCGCCCGCCCGCAGGCGCGTGA
- a CDS encoding fluoride efflux transporter FluC gives MSLTATGLLAVAAGGALGGVARAAVSGAVARGVGERFPWGTLSVNLTGSFLIGLLAAVLAGRPEAATLWTLLATGLLGSYTTVSSFSLQTLALMQAGDWPRAGANVAVSLGGCIGAAAAGWQAAPALGLS, from the coding sequence ATGAGCCTTACGGCAACCGGACTGCTTGCGGTCGCGGCGGGCGGCGCGCTGGGGGGCGTAGCCCGCGCAGCGGTCTCCGGCGCGGTGGCGCGTGGCGTGGGGGAACGGTTCCCTTGGGGTACGCTCAGCGTGAACCTGACGGGCTCGTTCCTGATCGGCCTGCTGGCAGCTGTTCTGGCGGGCCGTCCAGAGGCGGCAACCCTCTGGACCTTGCTCGCCACGGGTCTGCTCGGAAGCTACACGACGGTCTCCTCATTCAGCCTGCAGACGCTGGCGCTGATGCAGGCGGGCGACTGGCCGCGCGCGGGTGCAAATGTCGCGGTGTCGCTTGGCGGATGCATCGGGGCGGCGGCAGCGGGCTGGCAGGCCGCGCCGGCGCTGGGGCTGTCCTAG
- a CDS encoding RidA family protein, which yields MTITRIDQGPRMSQAVIHNGLVWLAGQVGEGATVTEQTQDALARVDSLLKKAGTSKSKLLSVQVWVADVADVAEMNAVYDAWIDPDNKPARACGESKLVQPHYKVEFLVVAAL from the coding sequence ATGACCATCACCCGCATCGACCAGGGCCCGCGCATGAGCCAGGCCGTCATCCACAACGGCCTCGTCTGGCTCGCCGGCCAGGTGGGCGAAGGCGCGACCGTGACGGAGCAGACGCAGGACGCACTCGCCCGCGTCGACAGCCTGCTCAAGAAGGCGGGCACGTCGAAGTCGAAGCTGCTGTCGGTGCAGGTCTGGGTCGCCGACGTGGCCGACGTGGCGGAGATGAACGCCGTCTACGACGCCTGGATCGACCCGGACAACAAGCCGGCGCGTGCCTGCGGCGAATCGAAACTCGTCCAGCCGCACTACAAGGTCGAGTTCCTGGTCGTCGCGGCGCTCTGA
- a CDS encoding histone deacetylase family protein: MKVIFNDAQRRHDPKFFLSSGAPRPNPEQPARVDRLLAGAKAAGLARMEPVEHGLGPIAAVHTAEYIQFLDTIRERWARIDGASEEVIPNIHPDRRGGAYPASAVGQAGYHLADTACPISEHTWESAKVSAWTAVTAADEVAGGAPAAYGLCRPPGHHAFKDLAGGFCYLNNSAIAAERLRAKGAARVAILDVDVHHGNGTQGIFYDRGDVLTVSLHADPVRFYPFFWGYAEERGEGAGLGANLNIPLPRGTADDAYLEALEAALKRIRAFAPDALVVALGLDAYAGDPFQGLAITTEGFGRIGAAIAALGLPSVLIQEGGYLSDELGDNLASFLTRFRDAHGKQG, translated from the coding sequence ATGAAGGTCATCTTCAACGACGCCCAGCGTCGGCACGACCCGAAGTTCTTCCTGTCGAGCGGCGCCCCGCGCCCGAACCCGGAGCAGCCGGCCCGTGTCGACCGCCTGCTGGCAGGGGCGAAGGCGGCGGGGCTCGCGCGCATGGAGCCCGTCGAGCATGGCCTCGGTCCCATCGCGGCGGTGCACACGGCCGAATACATCCAGTTCCTCGACACGATCCGGGAGCGTTGGGCGCGCATCGACGGCGCCTCGGAAGAGGTGATCCCCAACATCCACCCCGACCGGCGCGGAGGGGCCTATCCGGCGTCTGCCGTGGGGCAGGCGGGCTATCACCTGGCGGACACGGCCTGCCCGATCTCCGAGCATACATGGGAGAGCGCGAAGGTCAGCGCCTGGACCGCGGTCACGGCCGCGGACGAGGTGGCGGGTGGCGCGCCTGCCGCCTACGGCCTCTGCCGTCCGCCGGGGCACCATGCGTTCAAGGATCTCGCGGGCGGCTTCTGCTACCTGAACAATTCCGCGATCGCCGCGGAGCGTCTGCGCGCGAAGGGGGCAGCGCGGGTCGCCATCCTCGACGTCGACGTGCATCACGGCAACGGCACGCAGGGCATCTTCTACGACCGGGGAGACGTGCTGACCGTCTCGCTCCACGCCGACCCGGTGCGCTTCTACCCGTTCTTCTGGGGCTATGCGGAGGAGCGGGGCGAGGGGGCGGGCCTCGGCGCGAACCTCAACATTCCTCTGCCGCGAGGGACCGCTGACGACGCCTACCTGGAAGCGCTGGAGGCGGCGCTGAAGCGCATCCGCGCCTTCGCGCCCGATGCGCTGGTGGTCGCGCTCGGCCTCGATGCCTATGCGGGCGACCCGTTCCAGGGCCTCGCGATCACCACGGAAGGCTTCGGACGGATCGGCGCGGCCATCGCGGCGCTCGGCCTGCCCAGCGTGCTGATCCAGGAGGGCGGCTACCTGAGCGACGAACTGGGCGACAACCTCGCGTCCTTCCTCACCCGTTTCCGGGACGCGCACGGGAAGCAGGGCTGA
- a CDS encoding ABC transporter permease, with protein MTPRHILIWLSLPAAVFLFLFFVLPLSVLVVESWEGGGAAYGRLVADPVFWKGLQGSLVLGVAAPLFSVLVGLCVALYLARLGEGARTTLLFVISLPLTFSGLIVAYGFILVFGRAGFFTMSVAKLGADPAVVGGFIYSPLGLGFAYSYYLIPRVVMVVLPVVQNFDHAQLAAARSLGAGNLRAYLDILIPQIFPSLLTAFCLTSAVAIGAYGTALALVGTQVNILPLVLYSKISETGSDFPAAAAISVVLMAITCAIIAVAELFGGRDAARAATRRKPA; from the coding sequence ATGACACCGCGGCACATCCTGATCTGGCTGAGCCTGCCGGCCGCCGTCTTCCTGTTTCTCTTCTTCGTGCTCCCGCTCTCGGTCCTGGTGGTCGAATCCTGGGAGGGCGGCGGGGCCGCGTACGGGCGGCTGGTTGCCGATCCGGTGTTCTGGAAGGGGCTGCAGGGCAGTCTCGTCCTCGGCGTCGCGGCGCCGCTCTTCTCCGTCCTCGTGGGCCTGTGCGTCGCGCTCTATCTCGCGCGGCTGGGCGAAGGGGCGCGGACCACGCTGCTGTTCGTGATCTCGCTGCCGCTCACCTTTTCCGGCCTGATCGTCGCCTATGGCTTCATCCTGGTGTTCGGGCGCGCGGGCTTCTTCACGATGTCGGTGGCCAAGCTGGGCGCGGACCCGGCGGTCGTCGGCGGTTTCATCTACTCGCCGCTCGGCCTCGGCTTCGCCTATTCCTACTACCTCATCCCGCGCGTCGTGATGGTGGTTCTGCCTGTCGTGCAGAACTTCGACCATGCGCAGCTTGCCGCCGCGCGGTCGCTCGGCGCGGGCAATCTGCGCGCCTATCTCGACATTCTTATCCCGCAGATCTTTCCCTCGCTGCTGACCGCGTTCTGCCTGACCTCGGCGGTGGCGATCGGGGCCTATGGCACGGCGCTCGCGCTGGTGGGTACGCAGGTCAACATCCTGCCGCTGGTGCTCTATTCGAAAATCTCGGAGACCGGATCGGACTTCCCTGCGGCGGCGGCGATCTCGGTCGTGCTGATGGCGATCACCTGCGCGATCATCGCGGTGGCGGAACTGTTCGGCGGGCGCGACGCGGCCCGCGCTGCCACCCGCCGCAAGCCGGCCTGA
- a CDS encoding extracellular solute-binding protein has translation MRTWMIGAGLAAMMTVPFAAHAFEGPELYEGEKALYEAAAAEGLVVSFDTGPTWANWAAQFKAFKQRYPGVEMVYNDLGSAATVVALDKSRNRPQADTAYYFAGSALDAVDKDVVAPFEPVNFDKLPAAFKHPEGKWFTIHTLNVAFLVNTKLVKNVPTSWADLMKDEYKNAIVYLDPRSTGQGQVVTFGAAFGNGGSMDDVQPGIDYLAKLHQAGNVLRVVGTTPYAQFLKGEIPIWIGYENDGLKAKYRDGMGDDIAVVIPAEASAAAPYAISLVKGAPNPNAGKLWLNYIMTEVGQATFADGFVRPSVPGVTLPEAVADKMPAAPQLQPLDVAKAKAKKAEIDTAWAKAVLGQ, from the coding sequence ATGCGGACTTGGATGATCGGGGCCGGTCTTGCGGCCATGATGACGGTGCCGTTCGCGGCGCACGCATTCGAAGGGCCAGAGCTTTACGAGGGCGAGAAGGCCCTCTACGAAGCTGCGGCCGCGGAAGGTCTGGTGGTGTCGTTCGACACCGGTCCGACCTGGGCCAACTGGGCTGCCCAGTTCAAGGCCTTCAAGCAGCGCTATCCGGGTGTCGAGATGGTCTACAACGACCTCGGCTCGGCAGCGACGGTCGTTGCGCTCGACAAGTCGCGCAACCGTCCGCAGGCCGACACGGCCTACTACTTCGCCGGTTCTGCGCTCGATGCGGTCGACAAGGACGTCGTCGCGCCTTTCGAGCCGGTGAACTTCGACAAGCTGCCGGCTGCGTTCAAGCACCCGGAAGGCAAGTGGTTCACGATCCACACGCTCAATGTCGCGTTCCTTGTGAACACCAAGCTCGTCAAGAACGTGCCGACGAGCTGGGCCGACCTGATGAAGGACGAGTACAAGAATGCCATCGTCTATCTCGACCCGCGTTCGACGGGACAGGGCCAGGTGGTGACGTTCGGTGCGGCCTTCGGTAACGGCGGCAGCATGGACGACGTGCAGCCGGGCATCGACTACCTCGCCAAGCTGCACCAGGCGGGCAATGTGCTGCGCGTCGTGGGCACCACGCCCTACGCCCAGTTCCTGAAGGGCGAGATCCCGATCTGGATCGGCTACGAGAACGACGGCCTCAAGGCGAAGTACCGGGACGGCATGGGCGACGACATCGCGGTCGTGATCCCGGCGGAAGCCTCCGCGGCCGCGCCCTATGCGATCAGCCTCGTCAAGGGTGCGCCGAACCCGAACGCCGGCAAGCTCTGGCTCAACTACATCATGACCGAGGTGGGCCAGGCGACCTTTGCCGACGGCTTCGTGCGTCCGTCCGTGCCGGGTGTGACGCTGCCGGAAGCGGTGGCCGACAAGATGCCGGCCGCGCCGCAGCTTCAGCCGCTCGACGTGGCGAAGGCGAAGGCGAAGAAGGCCGAGATCGACACGGCCTGGGCCAAGGCCGTTCTCGGCCAGTAA
- a CDS encoding ABC transporter ATP-binding protein, translating into MSVSFQNVSYTYPGTENGVSNISFDMAPGELLAVIGPSGSGKSTILNLLVGFMKPDAGRILIDGVDITDLPPRARGVGVVFQSYALFPHMTSWQNVAYPLKVRGMAVEERKARALKALEAVGLAAFAERPPRNLSGGQQQRVALARALVFEPRALLLDEPLSALDANTREDMRDEIMRVQQQAGIATLHVTHDQEEALSIAHRVAVMHSGRLLQLAAPKELYDNPVDRTVAAFVGHANLWDGTVGEGGTVMTPVGPLTCDTGGYRAGQPVTVLVRPEHVIAHADAVAAAGAANLFDGMLDHDRFLGAVRRFDLAVAGGKIRGETRNRDALTAVSIPPEHVRLLPPVV; encoded by the coding sequence TTGTCGGTTTCCTTCCAGAACGTCAGCTACACCTACCCGGGCACGGAGAACGGGGTCAGCAACATCTCCTTCGACATGGCGCCGGGGGAGCTGCTTGCCGTCATCGGCCCGTCCGGTTCGGGCAAGAGCACGATTCTCAACCTGCTCGTGGGCTTCATGAAGCCGGACGCGGGGCGCATCCTCATCGATGGCGTGGACATCACCGATCTGCCGCCGCGGGCGCGCGGCGTGGGCGTGGTGTTCCAGTCCTACGCACTCTTCCCCCACATGACCTCGTGGCAGAACGTCGCCTATCCGCTGAAGGTGCGCGGCATGGCGGTGGAGGAGCGCAAGGCCCGCGCACTCAAGGCGCTCGAAGCGGTGGGGCTCGCAGCCTTCGCGGAGCGGCCGCCGCGCAACCTCTCGGGCGGCCAGCAGCAGCGCGTCGCGCTGGCCCGCGCGCTGGTGTTCGAGCCGCGCGCGCTCCTGCTCGACGAGCCCCTGTCCGCCCTGGACGCCAACACGCGGGAGGACATGCGCGACGAGATCATGCGGGTACAGCAGCAAGCGGGCATCGCCACGCTGCACGTCACCCACGACCAGGAGGAAGCGCTCTCCATCGCGCACCGGGTCGCGGTGATGCATTCGGGCCGCCTGCTGCAGCTTGCCGCGCCCAAGGAACTGTACGACAACCCCGTGGACCGCACGGTCGCGGCCTTCGTCGGCCACGCAAACCTGTGGGACGGAACGGTGGGCGAGGGCGGCACGGTCATGACGCCCGTTGGCCCGCTCACCTGCGACACGGGCGGCTACCGGGCCGGCCAGCCCGTGACGGTTCTCGTCCGGCCCGAGCACGTGATCGCCCACGCGGACGCGGTCGCGGCTGCCGGGGCGGCCAACCTCTTTGACGGAATGCTCGACCACGACCGCTTCCTCGGCGCCGTGCGCCGCTTCGACCTTGCTGTCGCGGGGGGGAAGATCCGTGGCGAGACACGAAATCGGGACGCGCTTACCGCCGTCTCGATACCGCCGGAACACGTCCGGCTTCTACCGCCTGTGGTGTAA
- a CDS encoding ABC transporter permease, with product MFVITLIYLVFLAAPIVLLFVGSFGASWTNTLLPSGFTDRWYMEVFSDPSFQRAFTTSLQVVAATCLINALLGVPLAYAIFAAAHRGVQVAARIMSLLPIAVPELVLAFGFILVFSSDTLPFLGSVWLLIAAHVVVTLPYLLNTLLADMRHLGLGEMERVADTLGASFANRFFDIVLPSLRYSLLSGLIMVAAISIGEFQISNLVAGFLSRTYPVVLLQAFYGATGFACAATVVLLVLAFVAAGGGALAARAGHAR from the coding sequence GTGTTCGTCATCACACTGATCTATCTCGTCTTTCTGGCGGCGCCGATTGTGCTCCTGTTTGTGGGCTCGTTCGGGGCGAGCTGGACGAACACGCTGCTGCCGAGCGGGTTTACCGACCGCTGGTACATGGAGGTCTTCAGCGACCCCAGCTTCCAGCGCGCGTTCACGACCAGCCTGCAGGTCGTTGCGGCGACGTGCCTCATCAACGCGCTGCTTGGCGTGCCGCTCGCCTACGCGATCTTCGCCGCCGCCCACCGGGGCGTGCAGGTCGCGGCCCGGATCATGTCGCTGCTGCCGATCGCGGTGCCGGAACTGGTGCTGGCTTTCGGCTTCATCCTTGTGTTTTCGAGTGACACGCTGCCCTTCCTCGGCAGCGTCTGGCTGCTGATCGCGGCCCATGTGGTGGTGACATTGCCTTACCTTCTGAACACGCTGCTTGCCGACATGCGCCACCTGGGCCTCGGCGAGATGGAGCGCGTGGCCGACACCCTCGGCGCGAGCTTCGCGAACCGCTTCTTCGACATCGTCCTGCCGTCGCTGCGCTACAGCCTGCTGTCGGGCCTCATCATGGTGGCGGCGATCTCGATCGGGGAGTTCCAGATCTCCAACCTGGTCGCGGGCTTCCTTTCGCGCACCTATCCGGTGGTGCTGTTGCAGGCGTTCTACGGCGCGACCGGCTTCGCCTGCGCGGCGACGGTCGTTCTGCTGGTGCTGGCGTTCGTGGCAGCCGGCGGCGGGGCGCTTGCCGCCCGCGCCGGCCACGCGCGCTGA